From the Anaerolineae bacterium genome, one window contains:
- a CDS encoding phosphatase PAP2 family protein: MWPLVKITDIVRTVVVGKKPGNWSFPSGHSATAFAGAWMLSKFLPRWRRLWYLIAALVAFSRIFVGAHYPGDVFSGSLFGIGLAELTHRLLSRLGGKNKK; this comes from the coding sequence ATGTGGCCTTTGGTTAAGATAACTGACATTGTGCGCACCGTGGTGGTGGGCAAAAAACCCGGCAACTGGTCTTTCCCTTCGGGCCATTCGGCTACAGCGTTTGCCGGGGCCTGGATGCTCAGCAAATTCTTGCCGCGCTGGCGCCGGTTGTGGTATCTTATTGCCGCCCTGGTCGCCTTTTCCCGCATATTTGTGGGCGCCCATTATCCCGGTGACGTGTTCTCCGGCTCGCTTTTTGGTATCGGGCTGGCCGAATTAACGCACCGGCTTCTATCAAGATTAGGGGGCAAAAACAAAAAATAA
- a CDS encoding ZIP family metal transporter encodes MIEFLENFNPIVQTLIGTGFTWAMTALGATTGLFGKNLSRKLLDWMLGFAAGVMIAASYWSLLAPALEMAERQPLPAWLPAVIGFLVGGVFLRGLDQILPHLHLSAPLSEAEGMETTWQRTTLLVLAITLHNVPEGLAVGVAFGAAAAGLPAATVAGAMALAIGIGIQNFPEGVAVSMPLRRAGLSGAKSFWYGQLSAIVEPVAGVIGAVAVLTSQTILPYALAFAAGAMIFVVIEDLIPEAQCHGHADLATMGAMVGFAVMMMLDVAFG; translated from the coding sequence ATGATAGAATTTTTAGAAAATTTTAACCCCATCGTGCAAACACTTATTGGCACAGGATTCACCTGGGCCATGACAGCACTGGGCGCAACCACGGGACTTTTTGGCAAAAACTTAAGCCGGAAACTGCTGGATTGGATGCTCGGCTTTGCGGCCGGGGTTATGATTGCCGCCAGTTATTGGTCGTTGTTGGCCCCGGCCCTGGAAATGGCCGAGCGCCAGCCGCTTCCGGCATGGCTGCCGGCGGTGATTGGGTTTTTGGTGGGCGGTGTTTTTTTGCGGGGGCTTGACCAAATTTTGCCCCATCTTCATCTCAGCGCGCCGTTATCAGAGGCGGAAGGGATGGAAACCACCTGGCAGCGCACAACCTTGTTGGTTCTCGCCATCACTTTACACAATGTGCCCGAGGGATTGGCGGTGGGCGTGGCCTTTGGCGCAGCTGCCGCCGGCCTGCCTGCGGCCACGGTAGCCGGGGCCATGGCCCTGGCAATCGGCATTGGCATTCAAAACTTTCCCGAAGGGGTGGCCGTGTCTATGCCGTTGCGCCGGGCCGGATTGTCTGGGGCGAAAAGTTTTTGGTACGGGCAATTGTCGGCTATAGTTGAACCCGTTGCCGGCGTTATTGGCGCGGTCGCGGTTCTAACGTCGCAAACAATTCTGCCCTATGCCTTGGCTTTTGCCGCCGGAGCCATGATTTTTGTGGTGATTGAAGATTTGATTCCCGAAGCTCAATGCCACGGCCACGCCGATTTAGCTACCATGGGGGCGATGGTTGGGTTTGCCGTAATGATGATGTTGGATGTGGCCTTTGGTTAA